The window CTTTGTTGCAACAGGTTTTCACGGCCTCCATGTTATTATCGGCTCCACCTTCCTCGCAGTCTGCTTACTCCGCCAAATCCACTACCACTTTACCTCAGAACACCACTTCGGCTTCGAAGCAGCTGCATGATACTGACATTTCGTAGATGTCGTCTGACTTTTCCTTTACATCTCTATCTACTGATGAGGTTCTTAATCTTTCTAGTACTAACGCCAGTATTAGTGACTTCCAATCACCAGGTCTTGGTTAAAATCCAAGGAAAGATACATGACAAACCTAATCATCACTTGCATTGCTATCGCCACCCTACTCTCACTCGCTCTTGCTACCGTGTCTTTCTGACTCCCTCTGATATCTCCCGACTACGAGAAACTCTCTCCCTACGAATGTGGCTTTGACCCCCTGGGCTCAGCCCGCCTTCCCTTCTCGCTCCGATTCTTCCTCGTCGCCATCCTTTTCCTTCTCTTTGACCTTGAAATTGCCCTCCTTCTTCCCCTCCCCTGAGGGGACCAACTCTCCTCTCCCCTCGTAACATTCTTCTGAGCCTCAGCTATCCTCGTCCTCCTCACCCTAGGCCTTATCTATGAATGAATGCAAGGAGGATTAGAATGAGCTGAATTGCCGGTTAGTTTAAGCAAAACATTTGATTTCGGCTCAAAAACTTGTGGTTCAACCCCACAACTGGCTTATGACCCCTGTCCAATTCGCATTCTCCTCAGCATTTCTCCTAGGACTCACTGGCTTAACCTTCCACCGAACCCACCTCCTCTCAGCCCTTCTCTGCTTAGAAGGAATAATACTATCCCTATTTATCGCCCTCTCATTATGAGCACTTCAATTAAACTCAGCTAGCTTCTCTGCCGCACCCATACTCCTCTTAGCTTTTTCAGCTTGTGAGGCAAGCGCAGGACTAGCCCTCCTAGTAGCCACCGCTCGGACGCATGGCACAGACCGTCTAAAAAACCTTAACCTCCTACAATGCTAAAAATTCTTATTCCCACCCTCATACTAATCCCCACCACATGACTATCACCCTCAAAATGAACTTGACAATCAACTACCTTTAATAGCCTTCTAATTGCAGCAGCAAGCCTAATATGGATAAAGAAGCCAGAAACCACAGGCTGAACTAACCTTTCCTCCACTATAGCTACAGACCCTTTATCCAGCCCCCTCCTAGTCCTCTCTTGCTGACTTCTTCCCCTCATGATTCTTGCCAGTCAGAACCACATGTCATCTGAGCCCCTTCATCGGCAGCGACTCTACATCTCACTAATAATTATCCTGCAGTCCTTCCTAATCTTAGCCTTTAGTGCAACAGAAGTTATTATATTCTACATTATATTTGAAGCAACTCTAATCCCCACACTATTTTTAATTACCCGATGAGGCAACCAGGCGGAACGACTTAACGCAGGCACCTACTTCCTCTTCTACACCCTTGCAGGATCTCTCCCTCTACTAGTAGCCCTTCTCTTACTTCAAAACGCAACAGGATCCCTCTCCATGCTCACCCTCCAATACACAAAACCTCTTCTCATCTCTTCATATGCAAGCAATCTATGATGAGCAGCCTGTCTAATTGCATTTCTAGTGAAAATACCACTATACGGCGTACACCTTTGACTTCCCAAAGCGCACGTAGAAGCACCAGTCGCCGGCTCTATGATCCTAGCCGCTGTTCTACTGAAGCTAGGGGGCTACGGAATGATACGAGTACTTGTCCTCCTTGACCCACTTACGAAAGAACTTAGCTACCCTTTTATCATCTTAGCACTCTGAGGTGTAATCATAACGGGCTCCATCTGCTTACGCCAAACGGACCTGAAATCGTTAATCGCCTACTCATCAGTAAGCCATATAGGCCTGGTAATCGGCGGTATTCTCATTCAAACACCATGAGGCTTTACAGGAGCCCTCGTTCTAATAATTGCCCATGGACTAACCTCCTCTGCCCTTTTTTGCTTGGCAAACACTAACTACGAACGAACCCACAGCCGAACAATAGTCTTAGCCCGGGGCTTGCAAATGGCCCTCCCATTAATAGCAACATGATGATTTATTGCCAGCCTTGCTAACTTAGCTCTTCCCCCACTCCCCAACCTCATAGCAGAACTTATAGTTATCACAAGCTTATTCAATTGATCATGATGGACCCTAGCCCTCACAGGAATGGGAACCCTAATCACCGCCGCTTACTCCCTTTACATATTTCTCATAACTCAGCGAGGACAACTACCCGCCCACAGCATCGCCCTCCCCCCCTCCTACTCGCGAGAACACCTACTCATTACCCTTCACCTTCTCCCCCTTCTTATCCTCATTACTAAGCCAGACCTAATCTGGGGATGGC is drawn from Cheilinus undulatus mitochondrion, complete genome and contains these coding sequences:
- the ND4L gene encoding NADH dehydrogenase subunit 4L (TAA stop codon is completed by the addition of 3' A residues to the mRNA); its protein translation is MTPVQFAFSSAFLLGLTGLTFHRTHLLSALLCLEGMMLSLFIALSLWALQLNSASFSAAPMLLLAFSACEASAGLALLVATARTHGTDRLKNLNLLQC
- the ND4 gene encoding NADH dehydrogenase subunit 4 (TAA stop codon is completed by the addition of 3' A residues to the mRNA) — translated: MLKILIPTLMLIPTTWLSPSKWTWQSTTFNSLLIAAASLMWMKKPETTGWTNLSSTMATDPLSSPLLVLSCWLLPLMILASQNHMSSEPLHRQRLYISLMIILQSFLILAFSATEVIMFYIMFEATLIPTLFLITRWGNQAERLNAGTYFLFYTLAGSLPLLVALLLLQNATGSLSMLTLQYTKPLLISSYASNLWWAACLIAFLVKMPLYGVHLWLPKAHVEAPVAGSMILAAVLLKLGGYGMMRVLVLLDPLTKELSYPFIILALWGVIMTGSICLRQTDLKSLIAYSSVSHMGLVIGGILIQTPWGFTGALVLMIAHGLTSSALFCLANTNYERTHSRTMVLARGLQMALPLMATWWFIASLANLALPPLPNLMAELMVITSLFNWSWWTLALTGMGTLITAAYSLYMFLMTQRGQLPAHSIALPPSYSREHLLITLHLLPLLILITKPDLIWGWLN
- the ND3 gene encoding NADH dehydrogenase subunit 3 (TAA stop codon is completed by the addition of 3' A residues to the mRNA), with product MTNLIITCIAIATLLSLALATVSFWLPLMSPDYEKLSPYECGFDPLGSARLPFSLRFFLVAILFLLFDLEIALLLPLPWGDQLSSPLVTFFWASAILVLLTLGLIYEWMQGGLEWAE